The genome window TGAGTCGTTCTCCTGCCGACCGGGGCCAAGCCCCTTCAGGGCGAGGTGGCCGTAGAGAGCCCAGTAAATGGCTTCGACAAGGGTGGTCTTACCGCTCCCGTTCCGTCCCAGAATGCCGATCAGGTTGTCGGGGAACTCCACCTCGGCCTTGCGGAATCGGCGGAAATTGGTCAGGGCAAGGGCTCGGATCACCATTGTTCGTTCACCCCCTCCGCCAGCTGCTGGCCCAAATAGCTCTCACCCTTTTCCTTGAGCCGCTTCCGCTCTTCCTCGGGTAGATCTCTGGCGAGAAGAAAGCGCTCGAATTCCTCGGCCAAGTTGCCGATCCGCGCCTGGGTTGAGGGTTCCCTGCCCGCGGCCGCCAGTTCTACGGTCTTGACGACGGCCAGGCAGTGGGAGAAGATTCGCTCCAGTTCCCGGAAATCGATGCGCAAGTAGGTTTCTCGCGGAATCCCCAGGAGCCGCAGATCGACGATGGCACCTTCGGGCACGTTCGCCGCCTCTTTCTCGATTTGCGCGAGCACCTGTTGGGCAGAAGAGGCCCCGGCGATCTGCGGCTCCACTCTCACCATCGGCCGTGCCGGGACAGGGATGTACTCCCGTTGGATCTCGCGCCCCACGTCCACCCGCAGGTAACCTGGCTCTGCGTCCATCTGATCCAGTCCCGTGCGCTCGGTACTCCCACAGTAGCTCACGTGGTCGTTGATGTCCACGCGCCGGTGGTAATGGCCCAGCGCGATGTAGTCGAACAGGGCACCGAGCCTGGCTTCCAGGTCGGGAATCCCCTGCTCCCCGAACTCGCCCATGGCGAAGTCTTTTCGCCCGCACCAGGTGCCGTGGGTCAGTAGGATGTTCAGCTCGGCGCGCGGATCCAGGCTTACCTCATCGAACGCCTGCCTCCATTCCTTCTCGTCGAAGGTGTGGGGGACACAGTGGATTGCCACGCCTCCGATCCTCACGCGGCGATATTGCCCCACGTAGGCCACGTGGACGTTCGGAAGCAACGCAAGGGTCTCGAAGATGGACCCGGTAGCCCGGATCCGGGGAGTGGAGTGGTTCCCGGAGATCACAACGAACGGGATGCCGGCATCCGCCACCTGTTTGATCGCCTCGAAGGCCACGCGGATGGCCCGGTTGGTCGGGCGCGGCGTGTGAAACAGATCGCCGGCGTGAAGGACCAGATCAGGGGGATCGGCCAGAACGTCGTCAATCACCTTTCGCCAGGCGCGGTAGAAGTCCTGCTCACGCTGGTTCAGTCCGGTCTCCGGATCGATCCGGGCATATTCAAAGTAGCCGAGATGCGTGTCCGACATGTGAACCAGACGCATCGTCGCCCCTCGTACTTTGCTTGGCCGGTCCCGCTCGTCGCACGGAGCGGGGGAACAGCTCGGGGCGAACCGTTCTCCCCGGGCGTGCGAGAGGAAGACTCGGCTTTCTCGAGAAACTCACCTCGCCCCGGCGCTGGTCTTGCCCGGGAGATGCCCTTGCCCGGCTCTTAACCCTACCAGGTCACGCGCTGCAAGAGTCGCAAGGCATTGCGTCCGAGGATGTCGCGCCGGGCCTCGACATCGAGCTCGGAGTAGACCACCCAGCCGAACTGGGGCCGCGGGTCGCGCATCGGGGCATCGGTCCCAAAAAGGACGCGCTGCGACCCCACTCGCTCCACCAGGTACTCGATGATGGTAAGCGGCACGTTCGTGATCGTCAGCTCCAAATAGACATTGGAGTGGCGCTCGGCCAGCGCGGCGGCCATGGTTGCGAACTCGAAGGTCGCACCCGAGTGGGCGCACAGGAAGGCCACGCCCGGGTAGCGGTCGGCGAGCTCGTCCACCTCGGCCTCCGTCTTCTCCAGATCGAAATGGACAAGCGCCAGCAGGCGGTGCTGATCGGCGAACTCCCACCACCTGCGGTACAACGGACTGGTCAGGGGAAGCTCATTGCGGGGGAAGTACGGCTTCAGCCCAGGCCAGCGAGCCCAGAGGTGGTATGTCTGGATCTCCCGCTCCACCTCTTCGGGTGTTTGGTGCGTGGGATCGATCGTAACGTAGCCAAGCAGCTCGTCCGGGTGACGGCGGAGAATCGTGAGCAGCTCCCGATTGCCCCGCGCCGCGTCGGACCAGATACCCAGGAAGCTGCTCACAAGCAACTTCCTCACTCCCAGCCGCCGAAAGCCGGCGAGCATCGGCTCAGGCCCGGCCTCCGGCATCCGGATGCCCCCCGCGTGCTCGCATCCCTCCGACACGACGTGGGCGTGGGCGTCCACCATCGCCTCGCCCTCAAAAGGCAGTCCCTGCTGCGCGAGGCGGATGAGCGGATCCTCGCTCTCGGGTGCCGCGGGCCTCAGATCGGGAGTGCCGAGTAGGCGGCGAAGGTTTTCGCCCGCAATGAGCGATTTGGTAGGCTCATCCAGCTCCGCGTAGTCCAGAAGCGCCCGTGCTGCACCTGGGCTCTTCACCGGCGCCTCGCTCCCGAACAGGAGGCGCTCGGGCCCGAGTTCCCTGGCCAGGTACTCGAGGATGCGATGCGCCTGGAGACTCGAGAACTCGACGTACAGGTTCTCGCAGTCGAAGAGAACGCCCAGAAGCTCCCGGAGCTCTCGCCAGTCGGCCTTCTGGACCAGGACGCGCAGCTTGCGGTATTGCCGGCAAAGCCGATGGACCGTGCTGAGATCCGTCTCCGGCAACTCGATCAAGAGAAGGATACCCTCGGCCTGAAGAGCCTCCAGGAGGTCCGCTGCTTGGTAATCGTTCAGCGAGAAGCGGAAGCGGGAGGGGAAGATCTTCGCCGCGCGCACTCCTGCTGTGCGCATCATCTCCACAAGCTGCTGAGGCTTCGGGAAGTCTCGGGCCGCTGCAGGCATTACCACCCAGCAAGGGTGAAGGCGCGGATTGCCCGCGATCTCCTCCAGGAGAATTCGGTTGCCGAAGAGGGGATCGTAGTGAGCTGCGAGGCTATGAGCGACCAAGGCTGCGTCGATCCCGCACCGGTCCATGGTGCGGAGGACGTCCTGGAGGCTCCACCGCTCGCAGGGGTGCTTGCCGGGCCGAGGCCCGATGGTCACGAAGCTGTCGAAGTAAATCCGGCGTGCCCCTCGTGCTGGCTCTACCGGCTCCATCGCCCCTCCGGAGGCAAGAGCTCTGGGAACGGCGCGTGTGGCTCCGTCTGATACCAGTAGGCGACCGAAGCGATGTCATCGGTCAAGGGCTGGAACTTCCCATCCGGCCACCAGCCGAGAGCCTGAATCGTCACACGCAGATCCTGGCGGAAACGGATGGGATCGAGGATGTGCCATCGGTAAAGGGCGTGACGGGGTACCTCACCGGGCTCCTTGCGGTAGAGGGGATATCCGAGGAATGCGGTGGAGTAGGTCTCGCCGCCGAAGCACCAGGCCCCGCCGAAATAGTCCTCTGTGCCGGTGCCGCAGATCGTCGGGTAGGCGCCATCGCCGTCGATGTAGAACTTCACTTCGCCCTCGCCCCACCAGCCGTTGCTGAGCTGGGTCCAGGCGAGAAAGGTGCCCACGTAATGGCCGCGCCCCCGTACGCCGTCGAGGATGACGTGCTCCGGATGCTGGCGCGAGGTCATCGATCGCCGCCACTGGGCGTGGAAGTAGGCGGCGTCATCGGGCACGGGCGCCAGAGCGTACGTGATCTGGTAGTAGAACCCCGGGATGCGCTCCCAATGTTGGGATTCCAGGGTAATTCGGGCCCGCGATCGGAAGGGCATCGGCCAGTAGCAATTGAAGCCCCCGGATGGATTCACGGCCACGGGAATGGAGCTCACCGGGTACCGGAGACCGTGCCCGTTGCAGAAGAAGTCGCCGAGCGGCACCTCTACCGAGGGCGAGGGCTCTTCGTCCCAGTAGAACCGCAGCACGCAATCACGATAGGCCTTCGGATCAACGGTCAGCCAAATGTGCTGGATGATCCCTGGGCCCTGAACATCCGCCAGGGTCACCGTTTCTCCCGGCTGGAGAGCGATACACGGGCGCACCTTCCAGCCCTCTCCGAGCCTCCACGCTGGGGATTTTTCGTCCGGCACAGCCCTGGCACCTCCGCCTTTGCGACCGTCTGGATTTTCTGCCGAGATCGAGCGCGTCTCGGCATCCACGAGCAGGGGAAGGGCCCCCAGTGCACCGCCCAGAATCCTTGCGCTGTCCATCGCCTCACCTCCGTCGGTTGCTGGTCTCACACCCGATGTGTGTCGGACCCCCAGAGTCGGTGCCTGCCCCAGACGGCAGGCCAGAGCCCTCCGATCCCAGCTACAACAATTCCGGGCCGGGAGAAATCCGACACGGGTTAGCCTGGGTTCGCCCCGGCGCCGCCATCTTCTCGCCCACGATCCTCCGTTGAACGCCGCGACGGGGGCGAATCTCGGTACGAAAACCCCGTGCCGCCAGTTGTCGAGCGATCACTTCCGGGGGCACAAAATGGCTGGTCAACCCCATTAGGCGTTCCAGGAGAGAGGCTGCCCGCACCAGCCAGAGACCTGCGTCGGGCTCCTCCACGATAACGCGTCCGCCCACGCGCAGCACACGGGATAGCTCCGAAAGGACGCGACGATGATCGTCAAAGTGGTGAAAGGCATCGACGATGAGGACGAGGTCAACTCCCTCGTCACGAAAGGGGAGCTCCTCGGCTCGTCCGCGGACCAGGAGCAGGCCACCCTGTCTTCGGGCCATGGCGAGCATTCCGGCGGAGCGATCCAGAACGATCGCCCGCTGCGCCTTTGTCCGGAGAACGGACGCGACCCTCCCCGTACCCCCGCCCAGGTCAAGGAGTGTCTGTACCGGATCCCCCATTGCTTCGGCCCACTCGTCCGGGGAAGGCGGGGGCAGGAAGTTTTCGTAAACCCTCGCGAGTTTGTCGAAGAGGTCCACGGTCGCTCCGTCCGTGGGGGGTGAGCTCCTCGAGGGACTCTATCGCAGTCCGTACTTCTGGAGCTTGTAGCGCAGGTTCCTTTCCGTGATTCCGAGCAGCTCGGCGGCCCGGGTCTGTACGCCTTGCGCCTTCTCCAAGGCTTCCAGGATCAGGCGCTTCTCGAAAGCGGCCACCTTTTCGGGCAGGGTGGCGTTCTCGTCGCTTTCGGGGACGGGGGCAAGGCGGCTGCGCAGGGTGGGAGGAAGTTCAGCCGTGGTAATCAGGTTGCTCCGCGCCAGCACCACCGCCTGCTCCACAATGTTCTGCAACTCCCGCACATTGCCGGGGTAGTCGTATTTCAGCAATAGATCGAGGGCTTCGCGGGAGAAGCCGTCTAAGTGTTTTCCGTACTCCTGAGCGAAGCGGTGCAGGAAGTGGTCCAGAAGATGGGGGATGTCCTCCTTGCGCTCCCGCAGAGGAGGAAGCCAAATCCGGACTACATTGAGCCGGTAGTACAGATCCTCTCGGAACGATTTCTCTTCGACCATGCGGTCGAGGTCGCGGTTCGTGGCCGCCACGATGCGCACGTCCACCTTGAGGGTCTCGCTACCCCCAACGCGCTCAAAGGTGCCCTCCTGGAGCACCCGCAACAGCTTCACTTGTACCTGAGGCGGCAGGTCGCCCACCTCATCGATGAAGAGGGTGCCGCCGTCGGCCAGCTCGAAGCGACCTTTCCGCAGGCGGTCGGCCCCGGTGAAGGCGCCCTTCTCATGCCCGAACAGTTCGCTTTCCAGCAGGCTTTCGGGAAGAGCCGCGCAGTTCACGACCACAAAGGGTTTGTCCTTACGAGGACTGGCGGCGTGAATTGCGCGGGCGATTAATTCCTTGCCTGTGCCGCTTTCGCCCAGGATCAGTACGGTGGCCCGCGTCGGCGCCGCCCGTGCGGCAATGCTCAGGGCCTCGTGCATTCGCTGGCTTACCGACACGATGTTGGCAAAGTCATGGCGGGTCGCCAGCTGTTCACGGAGCCACCGGTTTTCGGAGAGGAGCTGTTTGCGCTCGTGAGCCCGACCTACGACGAGCTCCAGCTGGTCGAGATCGATAGGCTTGGTCAAGTAGTCAATCGCCCCCTGCTTCATCGCCTCCACGGCATTCTCCACGCTCCCGAAGGCCGTCAGGACGATGAAGTCGACCTCCGGATTAATCTCTTTGCCCTTCCGGAGAAGCTCCAACCCCTCCATTTCCGGCATGCGCATATCGGTCAGCACCAGGTCAATCGCATGGGCGCGCAGCTTCTCGAGAGCCTCGCGGGCTGAGCCCGACACCAGGACCTGGAAGCCCCGTTTGCGCAGGAAACCCGCCAAGACCTCAGCCTGTTGCAGCTCGTCATCGACCACCAGAATGGTGTACGAACTCATGCTGATCCACCCCTGGGAAGGTGAAGGACGAACGTAGTCCCCTGCCCGAGCTGGCTGCGGACGTCGATGGAGCCGTCGTGCGCCGACACGATGCGGTGCACAAGGCTGAGGCCGATGCCGGTCCCCTCCGGACGGGTCGTGAAGTACAGGTCAAAGATCTTCGGCAGCACGTCCGGCGGAATCCCCGATCCCGTATCCGATACCGATATCCTGACCTCGTCTTCCTCGTCTTCGAGGAGGAGGAGGATCTGGTCCCCTTCCCTGCACGCCTGGATAGCATTTTGGACCAGGTTCACAAGGGCCTGTTTCAGCTGGTTGGCATCGACCTCCGCCACAACCCTTTGCCCGGCGCGCGTAACCAGATCGATCCCCTTTTCGGCGGCCGCGCTGCGCATCAGATCGGCCGTCTCGTGGACCACCTCCCGCAGATCCACCCTGCACTTGTTAAGTTGGGGAGGACGGGCAAACTCCAAGAACTGCCGCACGATATCGTTGACCCGCCGGGTCTCCGTAACCAGAGCCCGAGTGAGGGATTGGTACTCCTCTTCGTCGCGCTGGGGTACGAACTCCCTAGCCAGGCGCTGCGCCACCACGGAGATTGCGTTGAGGGGGTTCCGGACCTCGTGGGCGATGCTGGAGGCCAGCTGACCCATGGCCGTAAGCCGTCGCTCGCGGGCCAGCTGCTGTTCCAGGCGCATCTGCTCGGTCAGATCCCGGAAAACCGCGAAAGCGCCTTCCGGCTTCCCCTCCTCATCGGGAAGTACGGAGGCGCTGGCTTTCAGAACCCTTTCCTTGCCGCTCAGCCTGCACCGCAGCTCCCGCTCCTCCACGGAAGCGTGCAGGTTGAGCGCCTCCGAAATGACTTCGGCCAGGCCAGGGACGTGCTGGCCCAGGGGCTCGCCCGGACGTGTCGCGCCTTCCCCAAGAATTCGTTCCGCGGCAGGATTGGCCCATAGGAGCCTCCCTTCCCGGTCGACTGCAACCACCCCGTCTCCCATTCGCTCAAGAATCCCGGCGCTGAGGGTCCGGACGGAGTGGTAAGCACGGCGGGTTTGCGCGGCAATCTGGCTTGTCCAAAGATAAGCGACGGCAAAGGTTCCCGCCAGGAGAAGCACCAGGGTGGACACGAGGATGCGGCTGACCATACGCGCCTGGGCGCTACGCAGGGGAGCCTGGCTTACTCCGACCCGCAACAGAGCTAGCTGATCTTGCCCAAGCGGGAAAGGCCGGACGGCCTCGAACACCCGCTCACCCCCAAACGTGGTCTGTCGCCACACCCGTTGCCGCTGCCGGAGGGCGCGGGAAAGGGCCGAATCGGAAGCGATGCTCGAGAGCGCGAAGACATTGCCCGTCGCGGCCAGAATCCCCAGCGTATCCTGAAGGGCAATGTAGACGATCTCCTCGCTGCGGGCGATGTTCCGGATCATCGTGCCCACCCCGATTTGCTTCCGGAACGGGAGAAGGCGATCGACCCGGCATCCAACGACCACCACTCCCCCGGGACCCCGCGCCATACCCCGGTACCATTGGTCATCGGCGGTTTCCAGGACGTCTGCCTGCTCCCCGTCCTCGCTCTCCAGCAGGGCCGCGACGGCCTCGTCCATCTGCGACCAGCCTTCGGGAGGAGGGCTGGGCCAGAACGCGACCGTCCCCTCTTCCCTCCACAGGACGATCACGTCCAGGGATTCGCGCTTCGCAATACGGTGGAGCTCTTGTTGAGCGAGCGGCCGGTGGCGGGCCAAGGATTCTACGGAGCGAGCCGCGGAAATCAGTCGCCCCAGAAGCATCTCCTCGACGGTGTCCAGTGCCAGGAGGGAGAGAACTCCGCCCTGCTCGATCGCGGCTGCCAGCTCCAGGGCATGGTCGCGCGCCAGAGCTACAAGCTCTCGCCGCGCGGTCCAATAGTCGAGGAGCACGGCTCCCATGACCAGCACGAATACCAAAACCAGGGCGAGAGTTAAACTCCGACCACCCCGCAAGGAGAAGATTCCCCGAAGCCAGGGCGTCATCTGGGTCCCGACCCTATTCCAGCCTCATGGGCATAGCCGACCTCCCCCCTACGTACTCCAAGATCCGAGTCGACCCACCGTTGCTCCCATCCCGTCGCATCGGGCGAAGTTACGAAAAACGGGCACGAGGCCCAAAGCCGATCTTCCAGAATTGTCTCCGAGGCAAGGGAAAAAGCACTGGGCACGTCCGGAGCGACGGACTTCCCCCGCCCACTGTGCAGGCGATGTACCCTGCCGTCACGGCAGGGAGCGCCTTTCCCGCCAAGGAGGGGCGGAATGAGAGCTTCAGCTCCAAGAGCCGCTCGCCCAGCCATCGCAGCAGCTTGGACCTTGCTTGCCACCGCGCCGCGAGAGCGTCGGGCCCCCTCCGGATCCTCAAATTCTACCGAAACGCCAGCGGTTTGAGCCACCCAGCGAGAACCAGAACGATGACCAGTAGGCTGTAAAATGTAAACACGGCCATCGTCACCAGCAGCTCCCTGCGCTGATTCTTGCTCCTTCCGGGCTTGACCATGTCCACGATCCCTTTGTGCATCAGGACGAGACCCAGGACATTCGTGGCCCAGTAGGTGAGAATCAGAGCCGGGAGAAAAAGCCGCGGGGAAAACCAGGCGACCAGGCTGGCTACCCCGTAGGCAATGGGCAGGTTCACTACGACGTCGTTCCACCACGACAACGGCGAAAGGATGTAGCCCAGGGCGATCAGAGCTGTTTTCTTCAGGCGTTCCCAAGTACGCGGCCGGATTGAAGCATGCCGTTCCATCGCCCTCACCCCCACGGTGGTCTTCTCTCCGGTCCGAGCCGAGCCTCAGGCCTTTCTCGTCCGCGTCCAAGCCTGGTGGACCAATCCGATCCCTTCGCGCCGGAGTCCTTTGCCGACTGCACCGGCCTGGCAGATGATCTCCCCCGCTCTACATAATCGCAGCGGTGATGACCGCCTACTCCTCCATCATCTCAAGGGGCGACTTCTCTTTCTTGAGCCCAGCCGGCAGGTCAAATTCCGACGGGGCCACTTTCGCCTCCTGAACCTTCGTGGCCTCGCTGACCCTGTGCACGGAGCCTGCGCCGAGCTCTACCGTTGTGACGGTCTTCAGGGGAAGGCCGTGGAGGATCTGGATCTCGCTCTTCCCATCGCCCCCAAGCAGACCGTAGGCCTTCAGCGTAGCCACCAGCTCCTCGCCCACATCGTAGGCATCCGTTACCCAGGTTTCGATGATGGGTTGCTCGTTGAGCAGACCAAGGTACTTGCGGCAAGTGTAACCAAGCACCTGGGCTTCCTCGCCCGTGTCTTTCCACACCAGGCGAACGTTC of candidate division KSB1 bacterium contains these proteins:
- a CDS encoding DUF2961 domain-containing protein, with product MDSARILGGALGALPLLVDAETRSISAENPDGRKGGGARAVPDEKSPAWRLGEGWKVRPCIALQPGETVTLADVQGPGIIQHIWLTVDPKAYRDCVLRFYWDEEPSPSVEVPLGDFFCNGHGLRYPVSSIPVAVNPSGGFNCYWPMPFRSRARITLESQHWERIPGFYYQITYALAPVPDDAAYFHAQWRRSMTSRQHPEHVILDGVRGRGHYVGTFLAWTQLSNGWWGEGEVKFYIDGDGAYPTICGTGTEDYFGGAWCFGGETYSTAFLGYPLYRKEPGEVPRHALYRWHILDPIRFRQDLRVTIQALGWWPDGKFQPLTDDIASVAYWYQTEPHAPFPELLPPEGRWSR
- a CDS encoding exonuclease SbcCD subunit D, which gives rise to MRLVHMSDTHLGYFEYARIDPETGLNQREQDFYRAWRKVIDDVLADPPDLVLHAGDLFHTPRPTNRAIRVAFEAIKQVADAGIPFVVISGNHSTPRIRATGSIFETLALLPNVHVAYVGQYRRVRIGGVAIHCVPHTFDEKEWRQAFDEVSLDPRAELNILLTHGTWCGRKDFAMGEFGEQGIPDLEARLGALFDYIALGHYHRRVDINDHVSYCGSTERTGLDQMDAEPGYLRVDVGREIQREYIPVPARPMVRVEPQIAGASSAQQVLAQIEKEAANVPEGAIVDLRLLGIPRETYLRIDFRELERIFSHCLAVVKTVELAAAGREPSTQARIGNLAEEFERFLLARDLPEEERKRLKEKGESYLGQQLAEGVNEQW
- a CDS encoding sigma-54 dependent transcriptional regulator, with protein sequence MSSYTILVVDDELQQAEVLAGFLRKRGFQVLVSGSAREALEKLRAHAIDLVLTDMRMPEMEGLELLRKGKEINPEVDFIVLTAFGSVENAVEAMKQGAIDYLTKPIDLDQLELVVGRAHERKQLLSENRWLREQLATRHDFANIVSVSQRMHEALSIAARAAPTRATVLILGESGTGKELIARAIHAASPRKDKPFVVVNCAALPESLLESELFGHEKGAFTGADRLRKGRFELADGGTLFIDEVGDLPPQVQVKLLRVLQEGTFERVGGSETLKVDVRIVAATNRDLDRMVEEKSFREDLYYRLNVVRIWLPPLRERKEDIPHLLDHFLHRFAQEYGKHLDGFSREALDLLLKYDYPGNVRELQNIVEQAVVLARSNLITTAELPPTLRSRLAPVPESDENATLPEKVAAFEKRLILEALEKAQGVQTRAAELLGITERNLRYKLQKYGLR
- a CDS encoding class I SAM-dependent methyltransferase, with protein sequence MDLFDKLARVYENFLPPPSPDEWAEAMGDPVQTLLDLGGGTGRVASVLRTKAQRAIVLDRSAGMLAMARRQGGLLLVRGRAEELPFRDEGVDLVLIVDAFHHFDDHRRVLSELSRVLRVGGRVIVEEPDAGLWLVRAASLLERLMGLTSHFVPPEVIARQLAARGFRTEIRPRRGVQRRIVGEKMAAPGRTQANPCRISPGPELL
- a CDS encoding amidohydrolase family protein, translating into MEPVEPARGARRIYFDSFVTIGPRPGKHPCERWSLQDVLRTMDRCGIDAALVAHSLAAHYDPLFGNRILLEEIAGNPRLHPCWVVMPAAARDFPKPQQLVEMMRTAGVRAAKIFPSRFRFSLNDYQAADLLEALQAEGILLLIELPETDLSTVHRLCRQYRKLRVLVQKADWRELRELLGVLFDCENLYVEFSSLQAHRILEYLARELGPERLLFGSEAPVKSPGAARALLDYAELDEPTKSLIAGENLRRLLGTPDLRPAAPESEDPLIRLAQQGLPFEGEAMVDAHAHVVSEGCEHAGGIRMPEAGPEPMLAGFRRLGVRKLLVSSFLGIWSDAARGNRELLTILRRHPDELLGYVTIDPTHQTPEEVEREIQTYHLWARWPGLKPYFPRNELPLTSPLYRRWWEFADQHRLLALVHFDLEKTEAEVDELADRYPGVAFLCAHSGATFEFATMAAALAERHSNVYLELTITNVPLTIIEYLVERVGSQRVLFGTDAPMRDPRPQFGWVVYSELDVEARRDILGRNALRLLQRVTW
- a CDS encoding ATP-binding protein, with product MTPWLRGIFSLRGGRSLTLALVLVFVLVMGAVLLDYWTARRELVALARDHALELAAAIEQGGVLSLLALDTVEEMLLGRLISAARSVESLARHRPLAQQELHRIAKRESLDVIVLWREEGTVAFWPSPPPEGWSQMDEAVAALLESEDGEQADVLETADDQWYRGMARGPGGVVVVGCRVDRLLPFRKQIGVGTMIRNIARSEEIVYIALQDTLGILAATGNVFALSSIASDSALSRALRQRQRVWRQTTFGGERVFEAVRPFPLGQDQLALLRVGVSQAPLRSAQARMVSRILVSTLVLLLAGTFAVAYLWTSQIAAQTRRAYHSVRTLSAGILERMGDGVVAVDREGRLLWANPAAERILGEGATRPGEPLGQHVPGLAEVISEALNLHASVEERELRCRLSGKERVLKASASVLPDEEGKPEGAFAVFRDLTEQMRLEQQLARERRLTAMGQLASSIAHEVRNPLNAISVVAQRLAREFVPQRDEEEYQSLTRALVTETRRVNDIVRQFLEFARPPQLNKCRVDLREVVHETADLMRSAAAEKGIDLVTRAGQRVVAEVDANQLKQALVNLVQNAIQACREGDQILLLLEDEEDEVRISVSDTGSGIPPDVLPKIFDLYFTTRPEGTGIGLSLVHRIVSAHDGSIDVRSQLGQGTTFVLHLPRGGSA